A genomic window from Daphnia magna isolate NIES linkage group LG9, ASM2063170v1.1, whole genome shotgun sequence includes:
- the LOC116930741 gene encoding uncharacterized protein LOC116930741, whose product MSDADWAVCPRTTNAVESQNKKGCSKTKSFRDVVNAAETSEDENLGKTVVIDTYGARGRKFGWCKATVIKKKGEGYVAKYISDKKTTFIPDIND is encoded by the exons ATGTCGGATGCTGATTGGGCGGTATGCCCAAGAACGACAAATGCTGTTGAGtctcaaaataaaaag gGGTGTTCAAAAACCAAATCCTTTCGTGATGTTGTAA ATGCCGCTGAAACAAGTGAAGATGAAAATTTAGGAAAAACTGTTGTCATAGACACTTACGGAGCCCGTGGGAGGAAGTTTGGTTGGTGTAAAGCCACcgtcattaaaaagaaaggcgAAGGATACGTAGCCAAGTATATATCggacaagaaaacaacatttattCCTGATATTAATGACTAG
- the LOC116930742 gene encoding uncharacterized protein K02A2.6: MKLICLLPVPVESFVRVKHQQFSSAKFCPHLRLFMLLKTSRVTNATNIDSTKPVGSSTLFLAGVPIVAVSMRKTGHFARWCSQAENPPYRPSSTAARQMAQGANQSETAVRQRPAQRGTYMQQRLHAVEAEGALPREDVRFLDEEYVTHELKSSEEGEEWHESLSIDGSTPIRFKLDSGATCNVLPLEDFRRVQRVVALSAGPRVRNYGAKGGYLKVMGVFVGSVTSRGAQHSVKFVVVDEPGQPPILGLPTCTAMKLIKRVHAVTVDQPVELPVVAKEFVDVFQGIGKLPVQYDIKLATGDNFVDPVVCAAGRLPFLLEDKVYAKLAQMMEDGIIAPVVEPTSWVSRMMVVGKPDGDVRICLDPSELNRAIQRQHFAVPTVEQLFAKVGKAKYFCSLDAASGFYQIPLTEEASYLCTMATPKGRFQYLRLPFGLKSAPEVYLQVMSDLFGDLPGVIIYFDDFLVTGETIAELELNLKQQLPWLGHVIGHGTLRPDPEKVDAIVNMPDPTDKQSLQRLLGMVTYLDKFCKDLATLTRPLRDILKKDAAWCWDEQQMKANGNSENCPFVVTGAPIV, from the exons ATGAAACTAATTTGTCTCTTGCCGGTGCCTGTGGAATCGTTCGTGCGTGTGAAACATCAGCAATTCAGCTCAGCCAAATTTTGTCCCCACCTGAGGCTGTTCATGCTGTTAAAGACAAGCCGAGTCACGAACGCCACCAACATCGACAGCACAAAACCAGTGGGCAGCAGCACTCTGTTTTTGGCGGGTGTCCCAATTGTGGCCGTAAGCATGCGAAAG ACCGGTCATTTTGCCCGGTGGTGCTCTCAAGCTGAGAATCCACCCTATCGCCCGAGTTCCACTGCTGCTCGTCAGATGGCGCAAGGTGCCAACCAATCGGAGACGGCTGTTCGTCAGAGGCCGGCCCAACGAGGAACGTATATGCAGCAGCGGTTGCATGCTGTGGAAGCGGAAGGAGCCTTGCCACGGGAAGATGTCCGTTTCCTGGACGAGGAATATGTAACACATGAACTTAAAAGTTCCGAAGAGGGAGAAGAATGGCATGAAAGTCTCTCGATAGATGGCAGCACCCCAATTAGATTCAAGCTTGACTCTGGCGCCACTTGCAACGTGCTTCCCCTTGAGGATTTTCGCCGTGTTCAACGGGTGGTGGCGTTGAGTGCTGGTCCTCGCGTGCGGAACTATGGCGCGAAAGGTGGCTACCTCAAAGTCATGGGCGTGTTTGTCGGCTCGGTGACCAGTCGCGGCGCTCAGCACTCAGTGAAATTTGTGGTAGTGGATGAACCTGGCCAGCCACCTATATTGGGCCTTCCAACATGTACAGCAATGAAACTCATCAAACGTGTTCATGCTGTGACAGTAGATCAACCAGTGGAGCTGCCAGTCGTCGCGAAGGAGTTTGTGGATGTGTTTCAAGGAATCGGAAAACTTCCGGTTCAATATGACATTAAGCTAGCTACCGGTGACAATTTTGTGGACCCAGTTGTGTGTGCGGCAGGTCGGTTGCCGTTTCTGCTTGAAGACAAAGTATATGCCAAACTGGCACAGATGATGGAAGATGGGATCATCGCTCCAGTGGTAGAACCAACATCATGGGTGAGTCGAATGATGGTAGTAGGCAAACCTGATGGGGATGTGCGGATCTGCCTAGATCCGTCAGAATTAAACAGGGCAATACAGCGGCAGCATTTTGCGGTACCTACAGTGGAGCAACTCTTTGCCAAGGTTGGCAAAGCCAAGTATTTTTGCAGTTTAGATGCAGCGTCTGGTTTTTATCAGATACCGCTGACCGAGGAAGCATCCTACCTGTGCACAATGGCTACTCCAAAAGGACGATTCCAATATCTTCGGCTGCCGTTTGGCCTAAAGTCCGCGCCGGAAGTATACCTGCAGGTGATGTCGGATCTCTTCGGTGATCTTCCCGGTGTTATCATCTACTTTGATGATTTTTTGGTCACGGGTGAAACTATAGCGGAACTGGAACTGAACCTGAAACAG CAGTTACCGTGGCTGGGCCATGTCATTGGTCATGGGACTCTTCGACCTGACCCCGAAAAAGTGGATGCCATAGTCAACATGCCTGACCCAACAGACAAGCAGAGTCTACAGCGTCTTCTGGGAATGGTGACTTATTTAGATAAATTCTGCAAAGATTTAGCCACTCTAACACGTCCTCTTCGTGACATCCTTAAGAAGGATGCTGCTTGGTGCTGGGATGAACAGCAGATGAAGGCCAATGGCAACTCTGAAAACTGTCCTTTCGTCGTTACCGGTGCTCCGATTGTTTGA